The nucleotide sequence TTTTTCAGCTTCTGGCTGTTCAAAACTActaaaaactaaactaaaacaCATAAAAACTAACTGAAAAACACCATATGACAACGTCATCAAtcatcaaattttggtttagGTGTCAAACCCAAATTAATATAAGTATTAAGCAAACTCTTAATATATTTAACAGGGCCATGAAGATTAACACCAAGCATGAGGATGTTATGTACTAGGACCGTGTTTTGGTTTAGGTGTCAAAGCCAAGTTTTGAAGATTTAACAAGGCCATGTTTTGGTTTAGTTGTGTTGGATGTTATATAATGCTTTTTCTAGGGGGTTTGCTTGAGTTCATGTCATCTGTTACTTTAGTTTTGGTTTAGTAATTGATTTTGTGCATGTTTTAATGATTTTGGGGTTGCGACAATACATATTATTATAGCGGTGGTATTCAATGGAAGATTTGGTATTTAATGGAGTTTGCAACAACAATTTCGATTTTCAACAAAAGAGAGAATCATGTGAGATTTAGGGATGTTTTTGTccttgattttgatttatttagtttCAATTTGGTCGACATCATTCATCCTTGTCAACCAAAACAATTGTCCCATAATTTGTCAACGGAAGTTGTTAATGTTAATGACTAAACTGCTAACAGATGTACACATTAGTgactattttgtattttatccTAAATCAGGAACCATTGCAACAACAAGGTGCAAAATTAAGGATCAAAGTGACCATTTACCCTTTTATAATTATTCATTGGATATGACAACATAGAAAGTAATGGATTGTACAAAATCTCATATTTTTGTTACTCACCAAATcacaagacaatttttttttatgtcaaatacAAATTCTAGTCTCAAATTTTTCTATAACTATATTATTTTGTAAGAGCTGCActaaagacatttttttttatagctacATTTGAGGTAATTTGGCGTACCTAACATTAAGTGATATCTATTGCAGTCGAGATTTAAATTTTGGTTCGTCGCATTATTTGAGAGATCTAACCCTTTCTTACCAAATCCCGGTTGATATTCTTTTATCTTAATAAGATTTAACTTATAAACTCTGATTGTGTAAAACTTTGACGGATCTTGTTAACAAATGCCCTTGGGACATTAgttaaagatttaaaaaaagaaataattgataaattttatgttgaaaaaattactttttaacgTTTCAATGGGTTGAATACACAACTTCCAAGATAAACCTTccactttaaacttcttatcaaaTACCCTTgggacacttgttagcatttcccaactTTATTTATCTAATTAAACCACTCCATGATGCCACTTTTTTAAATAGACATATCTCTACAAATATCTATATCTCAAGTACAAACATCTAAAATACCGAAAACactcttttattttctactaGAAAAAATTTCTCTCTCCAATCTTTCTCTCCCATATTACTATATAGATTCATTTACAGTTTTCTAGtaaatttcactatttttttttgcattgtcCATTATCCTTCAAACATCGTACACAACTAAAAGTTGTCCATCACGTTATAGGTTTgtcatgtattattattattatcatcaactACTTGCCATTTTGCAAATCAAAGAGACCTTTAGTgggtgtgtgtctatatatatatatatatatatatatatatatatatagagagagagagagataaatagatagatagatagatatgaGAGAGAAATGATAAATAAGATGAGATAGAGGGAGCAATATAGGAGAGAGATAGCCACAAAGTCATTGTGACTTTCTCGCCTTAAAATTAGCAAATCCGGATCCTAATAATTTATGCATTGTTAGGAACTTCATCTAAACCCGGTTTCTTGACAACAATATTGGTCCAAAGAGTAAGTAATTTTGATCTTTTAAGCAAGTGGTAGTAAGTTCAATTCTTGATTCATGCGCACCGAACAAATCGGTTGGGAGAACCTGTCTTATTTTCCAATAGATTCTGTAGATAGAAATAAGCTAAACAGACGAATATCTTGTTTATTACAAATAATTATACTCCCTCTAGTTCctattttaagaaaaagtttactttttagatttattaaataattgatttataTGTTTAACTCTTACTTTACATTTCTTCCATATCATTTTAGAAAAGTTTAAATTACGCACTCTTCCCCTCTTGTCTTAAAAATacttctctatattttttcctttgaaacTTGATATGTGGTCTAAAAACCAATTAATATGAGAGATTAATCCCACCGTCCATAGTGGTGGCCCAATTGTAGACATAGCAAatatttattatgtttattttttaggggaaatatttattatgttaaattGGATTGAAATGTAATACACATTTAACTCTTTATAGGGCatagtgtaattcaagcatatCTTAAAAGATGGGACTCAAAAGTATAATTTTCTTGTTATTCACTTTTTAAGAGAAGGGTTTGTATGTTTTAACACAAGTGAAGATGAGAGTGTAAATCAAACTTCTCTATTGAGAGAGGAGTGTGATTATTAGAAAATTGAATTGCAAGGATCTGAATTACAAGGTGTGCATTTGTTTATATAGAACACAGATCACACTAGAGATTGATCTAGTTTACACAACCAATGCATAACAAATAACCATGATGATCCTATTCCTGATCCAGTGATCCCCCTCTCTTTTGTGTGCTCATCTATATATTTAAACTTTTACTTGAACGTGTGGGGTGGGAAAACACAAGAGCTAAGAGGATAGTAAAATTGTGAAAATATAAGATCTGGTTGCAGTGGATTCCCTCTTCTCCATTTTTCTTACACCAAGCAGGGGAGTGTATTTATCATATTCAAACTCTTTCTTGCTCTAGAGTCAACACTCTTCACTAGTTCTACCATGACAAACATACCCTTGGTGAAAGATATAGATATATTATTGGAGAACTACTCTTTTAGCTATAACTATACTGAGTAAGATCACACTAACGACAAATTTAAGCTAATTAATATGCTAGGATTGGATATTGAacctcaatttttttagtttcactCCACTGGAGGTGATTTAGCGTGTCTCATATTAGGTGATACCTCTTACAATCGAGATTTGAACTTTGATTCGCTGCATTATAGAAGTTGACTATTTCCTTTAGATCAAATCTTTTGGTGGTAAATATCTATACacatgtaaaataaatttacacaATGAGGAAATTTTTCATGAGAAGTAGTATTACACTTTTGACATCGATTGTTATCAAACAAATctaaaaagaaattcaattttcactccaaaatatatcaaaaaaccGAAATTAGAATAAAGCTCTATTTCTTGtaataaatttgatttgtaTGCAAcagtttcaaacaaaaaattgtaagcGAATCTTGAACATATATTCTCAAATTGGCAGAAAGATAATGTAAAAGAATAATAGCTAGGTCCTTCCAAAATTGCCAGTTATCTTATCAAATATTCACACCATGTGATGAGTCTTGCCACCCTCCAACCATATGCTTAATGCTTTATACTTATTTTAGAGTTCAAATTTGTAGCTACCCAACATGATTGAAATAAACCCATCAATATTTTGCAAATCTGTTGGCTATTAAAGAATATAATGCGCCACATTGGGGATCCATTGTGAATGATAATTAGGAAACATAAATCTGCTGGCttttttatttcgatttttGTCCACCAATATTTGATCTGTGCATTCATGCATTTAACTCGATCCACATGATATCTGCATTTGTGAGTAATCTGTAATAAATCTTAATGATATCACATACTCACATAGTATATCTAACCATATATTATCAGAACTGTAATGATCTTGTTGGTCAAAAAAAGTAGAACTATaataacgatttttttttttaaacaactaaAACTATAATGATCCTAAAGACTATAGCATATGCAAATATCTTGAAAGTAGAGTATTTAGTATAGAAAATGCTAATTAACTTTTACGAATAACAATTTGAGGAAATTGATTTGCTATTACACAATCGGCTTAAcatgtttaagtttttttttcttaaagatgtttaagtttttttaataagaccttttaaattaaaaaatagtacaGCTTCCAAAagtaactttaatttttttttttttttttttacaaatttaaaaatatcaaattttgttgAGTTCAAGATTTAAACGAGTTAAAAAGGATAGGAGACCCTCATCTTAACCAACTGAGTTGGACTAACTATATAGACTTAATTTATCATGTCACATTTACACGTTGATCCTTGGGTCAGCCTTGCGCTATTACACCAACTATCTTGCTTGTATTAAGCGGCAAATACTTGTTGATCTTTTATGAAAGGAATGACTATAcattcttctctttcttttaaagattaaatatgtttttggtttctACAAAATGAGAATCTTCTAACCCTTCTTAGAAaggattaaatttaaaaaagctTTAATTTTGTAgcgattaaaaatatatttaacctttcTTTTGATATATTGTTTCTAACATAGCTTGATTGATGAGGTAAGGGATattgaagaaattttaaaatagtgatccacaatttgaatgataaaaacCATAATAGAACCGCTAactaatgtttttattttctaagttgtctctttaaaatattgttgataatTTATCTAACACCAATAAAAAACTAGCCATGTACACTTCACAAAAATTACGTTGTGGGTAAATATTAGCGGTTCTCATTTACACTTTCTTTGGTTGTAAAGAAAAATTGTAAAGAAAGAAATAGGTAATAGAGTatgagaagagaaaaagatgtaagaaatagagtagatttgaggTGTTGTTTGTTATAAAAGAAAGATgggagaaatagaagagaaagaagtgttaattatatataaaagtaccaaaatatccctaaattTGAACAACATCTATCCAAGATAAATTTTGCTCATTTAAtagttaatattaattaaaataatcagtgctttatttttttttacaaatgaaatgattatttaaagtaaaattaattatttattttgatttaattaactaattaattcacacacttttatgtgtttttagaACGTAACAATGCTATAAACTATTccctggaagaaaaaaaatgctataAAGTAAGTATAGATAATATGAAAGACACTGTGAGAGAAAGAGGGGTAACTATGGAAATAACATGGTCTCTCTCCCTTTCTTCGCACATCAGAGAAGACTCAAAAAGTGGGTGGCGCCTACAAATTATAATCTTTCTTTGCATTTCACTGATGCTCCAAACGATAGAAATAAGTCATCTCTTTACCcatctaaataatttttgtaGTTAAATATTATTcaatagaaaaatgttaacttgtgccctcatGGTACATGTTAAGAATTCCACTAATAGAAATCATATATTGAatattgtgttaatttattgcttaaaatgtttaatattaatttttttaattaaattcttaccattaatggaatgaaatatagcttatttataaaaaaacatataatttctATAATCATTGAATGTAAcaacaactctttttttttaggcaacaacaacattatttaaaatattgtcaaaaaaaaaaaaaacaaggattagatatatatatatgtaaaatgaaaatattctCGCACTTAAAACAAGTTAAATTCTTAATTTATTATTGAAGAGATTATAAACTAGTACATTTTATTCCTTTCACCATATCTCTATACTCTACTATGAAACACAATTTGTACTTTCAATGTTAATTATTGATCCAACCAGAACCCTTTTATCCCTCCTGTGTGCCTTTTTCCTATCAGTCCCAACGTGCGGGGGTACTTCCCTTTATACATAACAAGACAAGGTCCTATTTCGTACAAAGTAAATGTAATGCGTGCAAAACTCTATTATTTGTACTAAATTAAATATACTCAAGCTACAAAACAAACCATACCTATTATGATTCCTTTTgcctaaatttttaaatgttattgACATTGTACATTAGCTACCCTTCACTATTTTAacctttatatatatagaacATCAACCTTTGCTCCTACCCTTCAATTATACCTCTCCACTTCCATCTATAAATGTGATGAAATGAAGGTCAagtttttcaaaagttgttgtCTAAGAGAATTTTCTAAATTCAGAAAGGTAATAAGAGTTAGTTTTCTCAAATGTGCAATTAGGGCTTCATTTTGTTCCTCATCACAACAAAAGTCAAACTTACACATACCCAAAGATGTGCCAAAAGGACACTTAGTTGTCTATGTTGGTGAGGATTGCAAGAGATTTGTCATCAAGGTTGGCACACTCAATCATCCACCTTTCAAGGCTTTGTTGGATCATGCAGAAGATGCGTTTGGATTTACTAATGGTTCTAAACTCCTAATTCCTTGCAATGAGAATGTTTTCCTTAACATTCTTCATAATGCCGGTGAATGGTAATCTTGTCCAACGTTAGGGCATGCTATggcaaattttcattttggattTTATGGTCAAATTTTGATAGTCATCGTAAGATGTCtgtcctttttttctttttataaatttacagaagtttgtatattttgaaacaaataaaaaattatatactctGAAGTGAGAAATAATTATAAATGGATGTGCATAAAAACTagatcaattattattaaacaaTGAAAGACCATATGGTTTGCTTACAACTAACTGATTTAATCAAGGTTAACTCTAACTCTAAGCATCACAAATAAGTGGCGAGGGTGTACGTATCTTGACTCTTACTTACCATTAATTTGTTGTGAATATTTTGTACCTAtgaagttgttaaaaaaaatagtagaggttgaattagaaaaattatataattttaaatgatttaatatattatttagtaaattaaaatgaaatttaaaatccTCTCATAAAAAAAACCACTTACGAGCCAAGAGATAACTATTTTTGATGCATACAAGACCGTCTCACATATTTTGAGTATCATATGCGAATATGAACATGTGTCCAATTTTTATATAAGTGTGAACGCACGCCCACACATACATATGACTAtaatctttttttgaaaaactatCCAAGAGTCTTTAGATGAAGTTTGATCGGGTTAAACCAAGATGTGAAAAACCTCCGGTCAGGAAGTGAAAAACCTCCGGCTAATCCCGTGAATCCGCTTTGTCTCTTAAACTATAGGCTGAGTCCGTAGgagacaactttttttttttttttttttttttccataacaGATTATGTTTTCTCTCAAATGAGCATCTCAAACTtagattatttttcaaataagagATTCTTTatagtatttcttttttataaaaagatagTCATTTTATTtgaggtgtgttatttgaacaaccatttaattaataatttgcaccaaaaccaaaacaatagagagaaagtgaaaaataatatgaatatgagagagaaagttgtcaaaaaaatttaCTAGTGTCCCATCTATAATTTTGAAAACGGATCATGAACctctcagaaaaaaaaaaattcaattttttttgaatttttttgtgatTGATCAAACCGATTTGTTTCCCGAATACCGATAgataatttgaaaaacaaatcaaacatgcATAAATGATGAAATCTGTTAGCAAAAATTATGCAAGTTTTACCgaaacaaattatttaaataaaaataaaattgactcAACAAGGCCGCAACAACAAACCATTAACAACGTCCTGAACAAACAATATATCAATGGTTTAACtgataaaaatcaaaagaatgcTGCCAATTGGTTGGTTGATATGAAAAAACTATCAAAACCATTGAATGATGAATCGATGTTCTCAATAGTGTTATTACAAATCTTTGATTATGATCAAAATCCTATTGAGTCTCAGTGTAGTATGGGTCTGAGAATGAAGATTCATGACAAAAAGAATGAGTTTAAGAGGTTCTATCAAGCTATTGGACCGTAAAGAGTTTGATACTGTGATAATTGGTGTGGAAAGGGACACTCTGCTAAAGGCTAGATCCATTTAACACTTAAGCAATAAATTCAAGACCAGTTAGTATTGCCCTTTGTTGGAGAATTTTCAACAATATTCGTGTACTTCTTGATCTGAAAGTGAAATAGAAGGTTTAAAAACATCActataaaattcaaaacaattcaTAGAACACATACAAATGTTCACTAAATATCTTAAAGTCGAATATAACCACACATTCAATATTAAGTGTGTCTAGGCACCAATGCCACATATGCAAGTAAAGTTTTATCCTTAAAGTCTAAACAGCCATCCACGTCTCCTATCATTAGACATGGCCATAAACATTTCCCTCCAATCAGGATCCTTAAACTTTTCCAAGGCTTTTCCGAAGATGTCATCTGAAATGTCTTCTATCTCTTCAAGAGCAATCACACACTTTGTAAGAGAACAATCTATTGTTCCATGTGAAGAAGTAGCCTCCACAATCTTACCCGATGCAGCATGTGCATCGCCCATCCGACCCGATGTAGACTCTTTCATGGATGTATGATCTTTTACTTGATGTTTTTGCTTCCCACTGGATGTGATGCTCTCCAATTCTTGTATATCATTGTTTGAACTATCATTATCAACAGATACAAAATTAACACTCCCAATGTTACAACATTGATTATCCAGCTCATTTTCTTTATCGGTATTTGGTGGGTCTTGGGTATATGACTGATGAAGTACTTCTctttcattatttttgttgaatatgattTCCAACAACTTATATGGTCACAACCTTTCTTTTGAAATTGAGATGCTTTATAATGTGTCTAAAATAATATAAGCATATCGTCAATACATTAACaatattgacaaataaaattaaagtaaatcTACTACCAAAACCTATAAGAATTTAACCATACCTTAAGATAATTTTGCCGGACCTCTTCACTTGCAGTAACAATATTGGTTTCTGCATTCCAAGTAAATCCAGTGTTTTGCAAAAGTGAATAGAACTCATGAAACATCGCTCGTAGCCTATCCATTTTTGCCTTTAGTTGTTCCTTTTTATGGGAGCGATTAGTTATGGAGTTCAACCTAGTAGTCATCGAGGTCCATGTGCTAGTATGAAACACACCATTTGGCATATTTCCTTTTGTAACTTCATCAACCATAATGTCAATGAAAGCTTTAGTTACCAAGTCAGGCCAAAGCATTGAGTCACTGTTGTCAACATTAGATGCCATCTATCATAAACATAAGCATTACAATTAGAGCATTGCAACAAATGTAATGGGACTCAAGGCAGCTATGGTGACAGAGCAAATCGTATCCCATATCAATTTAGTTCTTTTTATCTTTAAGGCATCAACAATGTAATGCTAAGGGCGCACCCTTTGACACACTCTCACCCATTGGACCACTTCAAGTTTTATCCGGTTAAAAATTAAGGGTTTAGAAGAATTAGATGACATGGCCCAATAGATTAGAGTGTGTTTAAGAGAGCGTGTTTGAGGGTGTGTCCCTGGCATTCCCCATGTCAATTTAGTGCACTTCATAAAAAGTGCTATTAATCAAGAAGATGAATAACAAATGTTtattataacaacaacaattaataataGACAAGTGATCAATATCAGAACAATGTATAGCAATATGTGATATTTAAGAACAAACACAATGTTTCTAGATAGTTGTTTAAGCAACTGTCGTTTCAATGTCATGTATCTTAACTTCCTGTCCTTTAATTCTTAACATCCAGCTAATACATTGCAAATAGAAAGAAAGTGGAAAAAAGGGGGCAGCATGTAATTGAAGCACACATAAAGATTTTATTATAGATGCCTTTGTCATCATTCTCAAATAACACAAAAATGGAAATCTTCACATGAAAACAGCAAATGGCACCAAAAAATTCAGTAACAGGAACTCAAAGGGGATCCATCAAAATGCATGTGAGGAATGTTACCTTTTCAGCGCAACAGAGATGAAGATTGAGAGGTGCAGCAAAGGAGGAATAAGGCGCGTCAAATTGCGAAC is from Medicago truncatula cultivar Jemalong A17 chromosome 1, MtrunA17r5.0-ANR, whole genome shotgun sequence and encodes:
- the LOC11420313 gene encoding uncharacterized protein, translated to MEEAMLKKAAAKSRKEAAKLRKEFKAGLKPPPIPDGIVDFLRQNLPSVEVKILTDYPSSFDLKQIEEPVKATKNTSCCSQFDAPYSSFAAPLNLHLCCAEKMASNVDNSDSMLWPDLVTKAFIDIMVDEVTKGNMPNGVFHTSTWTSMTTRLNSITNRSHKKEQLKAKMDRLRAMFHEFYSLLQNTGFTWNAETNIVTASEEVRQNYLKTHYKASQFQKKGCDHISCWKSYSTKIMKEKYFISHIPKTHQIPIKKMSWIINVVTLGVLILYLLIMIVQTMIYKNWRASHPVGSKNIK